Proteins found in one Mucilaginibacter gracilis genomic segment:
- a CDS encoding ABC transporter ATP-binding protein, translating to MLKATSINKAYGTLQILKGVDIAVNRGEIVSIVGASGAGKSSLLNIIGTLDKADSGSVVIKDQDVSALSKSQLSAFRNKHIGFIFQFHHLLGEFSAIENVCIPAFIGGQSKTETEKRAKYLLGILGLSARADHKPGQLSGGEQQRVAVARALINNPALILADEPSGNLDSTNARELHQLFIDLRREFNQTFIIVTHNEELSDLSDRKILMKDGLMVENL from the coding sequence ATGCTCAAAGCCACATCTATTAATAAAGCATACGGTACGTTGCAAATACTAAAAGGGGTTGATATTGCGGTTAACCGTGGAGAAATTGTAAGCATTGTAGGTGCCTCCGGGGCAGGTAAAAGTTCGCTGCTTAATATTATTGGTACGCTTGATAAAGCCGATTCGGGCTCTGTGGTAATTAAAGATCAGGATGTTAGTGCGTTAAGCAAGTCTCAGCTCAGTGCATTTCGTAACAAACATATCGGCTTTATATTTCAGTTTCATCATTTACTGGGCGAGTTTTCGGCTATCGAAAACGTTTGTATCCCGGCGTTTATAGGCGGCCAGTCAAAAACCGAAACCGAAAAACGCGCTAAATATTTGCTGGGCATATTGGGGCTTTCTGCCCGGGCCGATCATAAACCCGGCCAGTTATCGGGCGGCGAGCAGCAACGGGTAGCGGTGGCCAGGGCACTCATCAACAATCCAGCTTTAATTTTAGCCGATGAGCCGTCGGGCAATCTCGATTCTACCAACGCGCGCGAATTGCACCAGTTGTTTATTGACCTGCGCCGCGAGTTTAACCAAACATTTATAATTGTTACCCATAATGAAGAACTTTCTGACCTCTCTGACCGTAAAATACTAATGAAAGATGGGTTGATGGTTGAAAATTTATAA
- a CDS encoding HAD family hydrolase, producing the protein MLTYADIDKRKKAFVFELDNVLYPEKDYLLQVYYLFASFLEYKEMLDAQVLTKLMTQTFETEGAEYVFNRVQQRFNVDGQYRYNFDLLHQTARLPLKLLLYQQALSLLQDIVVDRKQLFILTNGNPLQQLNKIKQTEWHGLEQYLVCYFADEIKAKPEPDALHYILKQHNLERRDIVMVGNSQTDKLCAEASGVDFVNLLIL; encoded by the coding sequence ATGCTTACTTACGCTGATATTGACAAACGGAAAAAAGCGTTTGTATTTGAATTGGATAATGTGCTTTATCCCGAAAAGGATTACCTGTTACAGGTATATTACCTGTTTGCCAGTTTTTTAGAATATAAAGAAATGCTTGATGCGCAGGTACTTACCAAATTAATGACCCAAACTTTTGAGACCGAAGGTGCCGAATACGTATTTAACCGCGTGCAGCAGCGCTTTAATGTTGACGGCCAATACCGTTATAATTTTGATTTGCTGCACCAAACGGCGCGCCTGCCTTTAAAACTTTTATTATACCAGCAGGCGTTAAGCCTTTTGCAGGATATTGTGGTTGACAGGAAACAGCTATTTATTTTAACCAACGGTAACCCGCTGCAGCAACTCAATAAAATAAAACAAACCGAATGGCATGGCCTTGAGCAGTACCTGGTTTGCTACTTTGCTGATGAGATTAAGGCCAAGCCCGAGCCCGATGCACTGCACTATATTTTAAAACAGCATAACCTGGAGCGCCGCGATATTGTAATGGTTGGTAATAGCCAAACAGATAAGCTTTGCGCCGAAGCAAGCGGTGTTGATTTTGTAAATTTGTTAATATTATAA
- a CDS encoding S41 family peptidase encodes MKKNFYLLFVALTALATTSCKHHTETPSIDLVKDSVYMYAREDYLWYDALPTTDAFNPRGFTASSDLAALQKEVDALSQYKINPVTGKPYEYNRSYPGESKYSFIDQGQTSTILGGNNADFGFFPVFGPLSNTDLRVRYVNPGSPAANAGLHRGELITNIVGVPKLDTNSTNINYINRALSANSITMTLQRSNGTTYTATVTAASYTANPVMKDSVYTTSNGKKVGYLVLSTFTDLKTNAKAPLDAAFNYFIAQNITDLVVDLRYNGGGFVETAEYLDNLIAPASLSGSPMYTAYYNNKLQANNYPLLTNLGFAKDDFTIANNTSYFSKQKTLNITGNVIFIITGRTASASELTINNLRPHMNVKLVGTTSYGKPVGFFYIPIDTYELYLSEFETKNSAGQGGYYSGMTAGSTDYPGYYSADDVAHDFGDPTENLLARSLSYINVGTFSIPDKQIESTNGVPTLSVAQQAELNSKIKDHNAFTGMLFKDRFKARRRH; translated from the coding sequence ATGAAAAAAAACTTTTACTTGCTTTTTGTAGCCCTAACAGCCCTGGCAACAACATCGTGCAAACACCATACCGAAACACCATCGATTGATTTGGTGAAGGATTCTGTTTACATGTATGCCAGGGAAGATTATTTATGGTACGATGCCCTGCCAACAACCGATGCTTTTAACCCCCGCGGCTTTACCGCAAGCAGCGATTTAGCTGCACTGCAAAAGGAGGTTGATGCACTTTCGCAATACAAAATAAACCCGGTTACCGGTAAACCGTATGAGTATAATAGATCGTATCCGGGCGAGTCAAAATATTCATTTATAGATCAGGGACAAACATCAACCATATTGGGCGGTAATAATGCCGACTTTGGCTTTTTCCCGGTTTTTGGCCCCCTTTCTAATACCGATTTGCGCGTGCGGTATGTTAATCCGGGGTCGCCAGCAGCAAACGCAGGCCTCCATCGCGGCGAACTTATTACAAATATAGTGGGCGTACCCAAATTAGATACAAACTCAACCAATATCAATTATATAAACAGGGCGTTATCTGCAAATAGTATCACCATGACTTTGCAGCGTAGTAACGGTACAACTTACACCGCTACAGTTACTGCTGCAAGTTATACGGCTAACCCGGTTATGAAAGATTCGGTTTATACCACCTCAAACGGCAAAAAGGTAGGTTACCTTGTGTTATCAACCTTTACCGATTTAAAAACTAATGCCAAGGCTCCCTTAGATGCTGCCTTTAATTACTTTATTGCCCAAAATATAACCGATTTAGTGGTTGACCTGCGTTACAACGGCGGCGGCTTTGTTGAAACAGCCGAATATTTAGATAACCTTATTGCACCTGCCAGCTTAAGCGGCAGCCCAATGTACACGGCTTATTATAATAATAAACTGCAAGCCAACAATTATCCCTTGTTAACTAACCTGGGTTTTGCTAAGGATGATTTTACGATAGCTAACAATACATCCTATTTTTCTAAACAAAAAACGCTCAACATTACCGGGAACGTAATTTTTATTATAACCGGCCGCACGGCATCGGCAAGCGAGCTTACCATTAATAATTTGCGCCCGCACATGAATGTTAAACTGGTTGGTACCACATCATACGGTAAACCGGTTGGCTTTTTTTATATCCCAATTGATACCTACGAGTTGTATTTGTCCGAATTTGAAACCAAAAACTCGGCTGGCCAGGGTGGCTATTATTCGGGCATGACGGCCGGCTCAACCGATTACCCCGGCTATTATTCGGCAGATGATGTTGCTCACGACTTTGGTGACCCTACCGAAAACTTGCTGGCCCGCTCGTTATCATACATTAATGTAGGCACCTTTTCAATACCCGATAAGCAAATAGAAAGCACTAACGGCGTACCCACACTATCTGTTGCCCAACAAGCCGAGCTAAACAGTAAAATTAAAGACCATAATGCCTTTACCGGAATGTTATTTAAGGATAGATTTAAAGCAAGGCGAAGACATTAA
- a CDS encoding ATP-grasp domain-containing protein yields MMNALITAANSAQAQQLKKILGPDDVILGDYQDIPELMVTAGRMVKTPNPRSAAFVHQMLSLCLDKQISKVYALRRDELLPLAQARQLFEEFDITLIIPSTELIDNNPPPQTLTGDIVILESGRVVVGDFLNAVALLHNKTTNGVFKVNNENYIIFTAD; encoded by the coding sequence ATGATGAATGCATTAATTACGGCGGCAAATTCGGCGCAGGCGCAACAGTTGAAAAAAATTTTAGGACCAGACGATGTGATACTCGGCGATTACCAGGACATTCCGGAGTTGATGGTAACAGCCGGTAGAATGGTTAAAACCCCAAATCCACGGTCGGCGGCCTTTGTGCACCAAATGCTTTCGCTTTGTTTGGATAAGCAAATAAGTAAGGTTTACGCCCTCCGGCGCGACGAGTTATTGCCACTTGCCCAGGCAAGGCAACTGTTTGAGGAGTTTGATATTACGCTCATCATTCCCTCTACAGAGCTTATTGATAACAACCCACCCCCGCAAACCCTTACAGGCGATATTGTTATTTTAGAAAGTGGCCGTGTTGTAGTAGGCGATTTTTTAAATGCCGTTGCCTTGTTGCACAATAAAACTACAAACGGAGTTTTTAAAGTGAATAACGAAAACTATATAATTTTTACTGCCGATTAA